The following proteins come from a genomic window of Nitrosopumilaceae archaeon AB1(1):
- a CDS encoding cytochrome b N-terminal domain-containing protein gives MAVSLSRRTGAVSFFYWIWDGLDRTIFTAIKFSFPSRFVSPFGFLGMLTFITFVILGISGALLMFYYQPILDRAWDSVEFINNDVPFGFHIRNIHYHGSNAMVLLALLHMYYQYFSGRYKIRNEILWVTGVILGTVTILEAFTGYDVIFSERAELAISIAASLTNSIPVAGPTIRDAMFGSGFSDFVLRFYAQHVFILPLVMLGLMAVHFPRFLVFDVPMVMAISGAVLITGGVFPIDLGFKFEPTVPPGITVPEWYLTALYAFLRTQYDKFVTGVLWPGLFIGSLLLIPFIDRYKKFSWKDRPIITAFGITGLAQIMVTTYWGFYIPSDTTIPLVQRLVIDPVFLYTVMVLLVPVGFGFSYMMIKMAKEAERKAKLAKDKGPKKVASINLSEKWINWLIVALLAFQVFLNITAYNASITGMKNVSLFFAGLILIVFAGMFHIYRYGMSESKKIPPPPPEVVAMPKITGPSADPALPDDTAAPSSDDDVPAKSSDGKIPTPTINADVKDVHVSNTDIHDTTRV, from the coding sequence ATGGCCGTTTCGTTGAGTAGACGTACAGGAGCTGTAAGCTTTTTTTATTGGATATGGGATGGACTTGATCGAACAATATTTACTGCAATAAAATTCTCATTCCCAAGTAGGTTTGTTAGCCCATTTGGATTTTTGGGCATGTTGACATTTATCACATTCGTAATTTTAGGAATTTCTGGAGCATTATTGATGTTTTACTATCAACCCATACTAGATAGGGCGTGGGATAGTGTTGAGTTTATCAATAATGATGTGCCTTTTGGTTTTCATATACGTAATATTCATTATCATGGCTCAAACGCAATGGTACTATTAGCCCTTCTTCACATGTATTATCAATATTTTAGCGGCAGATATAAAATCAGAAATGAGATTCTATGGGTGACTGGTGTAATTTTAGGCACCGTCACTATTCTAGAGGCCTTTACTGGATATGATGTAATATTTAGTGAACGCGCAGAATTGGCAATTAGCATAGCTGCCTCTCTGACCAATTCCATACCTGTGGCAGGGCCGACCATACGTGATGCCATGTTTGGCAGTGGGTTCTCCGACTTTGTGTTACGATTCTATGCGCAACATGTGTTCATTTTACCACTAGTCATGTTGGGATTAATGGCTGTACACTTTCCACGATTCTTAGTATTTGACGTTCCTATGGTTATGGCAATATCTGGAGCAGTATTAATTACTGGTGGAGTGTTTCCGATAGATTTGGGTTTCAAATTTGAGCCTACTGTGCCGCCGGGAATTACAGTTCCTGAATGGTATCTAACGGCGCTGTATGCATTCTTAAGAACACAGTATGACAAGTTTGTAACCGGTGTATTGTGGCCGGGCCTATTCATTGGATCGTTACTATTAATTCCATTCATAGATAGATACAAGAAATTCTCCTGGAAAGATCGTCCCATCATTACGGCATTTGGAATTACTGGACTTGCGCAAATTATGGTTACCACCTATTGGGGATTTTACATTCCGTCTGATACTACAATCCCTCTTGTACAAAGATTAGTAATTGATCCAGTGTTCTTGTATACTGTAATGGTATTATTGGTACCTGTGGGATTTGGATTTAGCTATATGATGATAAAGATGGCCAAAGAGGCTGAGCGCAAAGCAAAATTGGCAAAGGACAAGGGTCCAAAGAAAGTTGCAAGCATTAATTTATCTGAAAAATGGATAAATTGGTTAATCGTTGCACTGTTGGCATTCCAAGTATTCCTCAATATAACTGCATACAATGCCTCTATCACTGGCATGAAGAACGTATCGCTCTTCTTTGCAGGACTAATCTTAATTGTATTTGCAGGAATGTTCCACATATACAGATATGGAATGAGTGAATCGAAAAAAATTCCACCTCCACCACCAGAGGTTGTAGCAATGCCAAAAATTACTGGACCATCTGCAGATCCTGCGTTACCTGATGATACAGCAGCACCTTCATCTGATGATGATGTCCCTGCTAAATCCTCTGATGGAAAAATTCCTACTCCAACCATTAACGCTGATGTAAAAGATGTACATGTGTCAAACACCGATATTCATGATACTACTCGTGTATAA